The DNA sequence TGAATTACCAAAAGGAATGTACCTTGTTTCTGGTACAGTTAACGGTAAAGCAGTTTCTCAAAAAATTATCAAGAAGTAATATTCTTTTTAATCAAATATGAAAAGCGATTCCAATTGGGATCGCTTTTTTTATGGTGTTAGTAACAATATTTTAGTTTTTGTACAATATAATTTCCGAAAGAAATCTTGATTTCTTAATGGTTAAGTTCTAAATAGTGAAATTTGTGAAAAAATATTGGTGCTATTTGTGTTAAATAAGTTCATCAATTTTTTAAAACCAACCTCTTCTAAAATAACTCGTAACCGCATTGAAATTTAAAACCAAGGTAAATCGTATTCGTTGTCCGTAATCCTTAAATGAAGGTTCAAATCCTAATGAACTTTGAATAGGGAAATAAACTTCCAGGAAATCTGGAATCACTTTTACTTTCACGCCCGAATCCCAAATGAATTGCACGCCCAGATTTTTGTTTTTGTAAACACCTGCATCTGCATAAACATTAAACCATCGCCAAACGTGAGAATCAACATTTGCAGACGTGATCCATTGGTTTGCGGTCGTTCCTAAATAAGATTTAAAACCTCCTTCGGCTACAATTAACTGCTGTGCAAATAATCCAGAAGTCGCACTCTGTCCCAATAATCCATAAGAAAAAGCATAATTGGAAACGCGTGAAATACCATAATCAAAAAGATTATTTTTGGTATTGTTGGTGATAAAGTAGCCACCAAAAAGTCGCATGCTGATTTTTTTGTCCTTCGCAAATTCCCATCGATAAAAGAATTCCGTAGAAATTTTTTGAAAATCTTCCATCCACTGGAAATTGGCGTTGAACGATTTTTCATGAATTAAAGAACGGTCAGAATAACTATATCCTAAATTCCACAAATTATATTTTCCGTATTCATTTAGGTTTGTTTTGATCGGATCCAAATCTTTCTCCAAATAATTATACGTAAAACCAATATTTCTACGAATGTCAGATCTCGGATCTTTCGTGAAATTAATACCTACAAACGTAGCGATTTTCCGATAAGTCAAATCGTAGTCATAATGAAAATGAGAGGCAGAAACTCCAAAATCTAAACTCCGATAAAAGCTATTTGCGGGTTGAAAAGAATAAGCTACGCCGCCAGAACCTGCCAATTGTCCGGTACCGGAACTAAAATACGGCGTAAATGAATATTGAAATTTTCTGTCAAATAAAGAAGCATTCTTAAAATTTAAGCCAAATAAAACCTTATCATAAGCATTGAAATTTAATCGAGGATTTACATAAATCTCGTTGTATTCTGGATTAGGAATATCTTTAAAAACTTTAAGTTTTATTTTTTTTCTGTTTGAGAAAAATCCTTCCGTATATAAATAGTTGTCTCGAAAGTTTTTCTCAGGGAAAATATAACCGTCATTAATAATGATTTTCTCTGCGTTCGACTGAGGAATATTATAAACTACGGTTTCTTTTGAGTCATCAGTATCGAACCAAAAAGTCTCTTTTTGACCTGATTCTTCTTCGGTTTCCAGTTTAAAAGGAATTCTTTGGTGGGTGTTTTTCGAGACTTTCACTTGAAAGTTGTCACCGTTTTTAGTAAACCTTTTCAGTTTAAAATTCACTCGGTTTTTCTGCTGAATAAAACTTTCTAAAAAGTCAGATGAATATCCAGATGCCAAAGAAAGCTCGTCTAAAAACACTTTTTGATCTGCAGGTTTTCCAGAATATTGAGTTAAATAATTGATCAAAAAATCATCGAAATTTTCCTGACCCATTTTCTCCGCGATAAATGAAAAAAGACTACCTGTTTCAAAATGGCTAATCGCAGTAGCATTGAAATTACTTAACTTTTCAAAAGGCTCATTAATTTTTTGATCCAAATTCTGCGTAACCATGTATTGATAGGCAAGTCCGTATCTTTCGCTTAGTTCCAGTTTAGAAATCCGCATGAATTTTAACGGTTTTACACCAAAATACTTTAGCTCATCCGGCAAATCTCCCAAGAGTTTTCTGTTCTTATAATAGCGGTCGATATATTGAATTTCCAAATAAGTTTGAAGCCCATTCATCAGCCAATGATCTTTGCTCTTATCAAAAATAACAGCTCTTTGAACAATCGCGTTTGACAAAATGCTAAAATAATTAAGGTCAGTTTTTTCGGTATCTTTAAAAAGTTGATAATGAAATTTCCAAAAATTGAGGTCATCAATTCCAACAAAATCTTCGTCTTTTTTAAATTTTTCGGTAATGAAAATTTTCGTCGGAAGATTCCCAATTTTATTTTTAATGAAATGAAGTTGCAACGGAAGATAAAACTCCAGATTTTGTTTTTCAGTTATTGTTAAAGGATAACCGAAATCGATTTCAATGTTTTGACCATCAATTTGCGTCGTAATT is a window from the Kaistella flava (ex Peng et al. 2021) genome containing:
- a CDS encoding aminopeptidase, with the translated sequence MKRYSTALLFLLIFVEISAQQDTINISAKITENSNLISVNQEIIYYNNTDLPLKKIKLLNWISAYQNRNTPLLSRLLQDRKNEMYFAKNEQLGKTEEVQIKIGSADWEYLSGDDENIYFPLSQELKPGKNVKISLKYILHIPNKRFTGYGVGEQEFSLKYFFIVPDRFENDNQKPKHYLNIEENQSPGNYWNVKFELPPSYFAASNLNKVQSNSFEGKLNKDPEFIISTKSNDQITTQIDGQNIEIDFGYPLTITEKQNLEFYLPLQLHFIKNKIGNLPTKIFITEKFKKDEDFVGIDDLNFWKFHYQLFKDTEKTDLNYFSILSNAIVQRAVIFDKSKDHWLMNGLQTYLEIQYIDRYYKNRKLLGDLPDELKYFGVKPLKFMRISKLELSERYGLAYQYMVTQNLDQKINEPFEKLSNFNATAISHFETGSLFSFIAEKMGQENFDDFLINYLTQYSGKPADQKVFLDELSLASGYSSDFLESFIQQKNRVNFKLKRFTKNGDNFQVKVSKNTHQRIPFKLETEEESGQKETFWFDTDDSKETVVYNIPQSNAEKIIINDGYIFPEKNFRDNYLYTEGFFSNRKKIKLKVFKDIPNPEYNEIYVNPRLNFNAYDKVLFGLNFKNASLFDRKFQYSFTPYFSSGTGQLAGSGGVAYSFQPANSFYRSLDFGVSASHFHYDYDLTYRKIATFVGINFTKDPRSDIRRNIGFTYNYLEKDLDPIKTNLNEYGKYNLWNLGYSYSDRSLIHEKSFNANFQWMEDFQKISTEFFYRWEFAKDKKISMRLFGGYFITNNTKNNLFDYGISRVSNYAFSYGLLGQSATSGLFAQQLIVAEGGFKSYLGTTANQWITSANVDSHVWRWFNVYADAGVYKNKNLGVQFIWDSGVKVKVIPDFLEVYFPIQSSLGFEPSFKDYGQRIRFTLVLNFNAVTSYFRRGWF